The Candidatus Aenigmatarchaeota archaeon genome segment TGGCGAAAAGAAGGTTCTGGATGGAATTAACTTGTCTCTTGACAAGGGCTTGTTTTGCCTTATCGGGCCATCGGGATGCGGAAAGTCGACTCTTTGCCTTGCCCTGAACGGGCTTATCCCCCAGTCAATCCCGGGAAAGCTTGAGGGGAGAATTACTGTCGGCAAGCTGGATACTCAAAAGAAGCCGGTAAGTGAAATTGCCCGCTTTGTTGGGCTTGTCTTCCAGAATCCCGACTCGCAGCTTTTTTCGCTTTGCGCAGAGGACGAGATTGGCTTTGGTCCCTGCAACCTTGGCCTGCCCTGGAAGGTGGTAAGCGAAAGGGTGGACGAATCCATCGGGCTTCTGGATATACCACACCTTCGAAACAAAAGCCCTGAAGAAATGAGTTCGGGCGAAAAGCAAAAAGTAGCGATTGCCTCAGCCCTCTCGATGAAGCCCAGGATTCTTGTGCTTGACGAGCCGACAGCAAACCTGGACCCTGTTTCAGGAGAGGAAATATTCAGGATTGCAAAGCGGCTGGGAAAGAAGATGCTTGTGTTTATGGCAGAGCATGACATAGATAAGGTCATGAGTTATGCTGACCGTGTTGGAGTTATGGCCAGGGGCCGGCTTGAAATTGTCGGAGAGCCGCATCAGGTCATAAACCATCCCGATTTTCAGAAGTACCTTGAGCTTCCTGAAGTCGCCCGTGCAGGAGCGCTTGTTGGCCTCAAAAGCCTTCCCCTTGCGCCGCAGGACCTTGCAAGGAAAATCCGGCTCAGGAAGCGCCTTCCAAGGGAGCGGGCTTTTAAGAATGGAAAGGCGATAATTGAAACAAAAAGTCTTGAGTTTGGCTATGAACAGGCAAAGCCGATTCTTAAGGGTATAAGCCTTAAAATTCACAGGGGAGAGTTCGTTGCGATAGTTGGGGGAAACGGGGCAGGAAAATCAACGCTTGTTGCCCATTTCAATGGGCTTTTAAAGCCGACGAAAGGGGAAGTAAGAGTTGGAGGAAAAAGCACCCGCGGCCAGGAAGTTTCGGCGCTGGCGCGAAAAGTGGGCTATGTATTCCAGAACCCGGACCTCCAGATTTTTGAGGATACGCTTCTTGAAGAAGTCTCTTTCGGGCCGAGAAACATTGGCCTCTCTAAATCCGAAACTTCAGGAAGGGTTGAAGAGGCGCTGCGCTCGGTCGGGCTTTGGGAATTTAGAAATGCTGACCCATTCTCGCTTTCAGTGGGCCAGAAGAGGAGGGTTACGATTGCGTCAGTCCTTTCAATGAAGCCGGAAGCGGTAATCGTTGACGAGCCCTCAACGGGTCTTGACCCCAGGACTTCTGAAGGGGTAATGGCTCTTTTGAGAAAGATGAACCGGGAAGGCAAAACAATTATCCTTGTCACTCACGACATGGACCTTGTGGCCCAGTTTGCAAGGAGGTGCATTGTGATGGATTCCGGGAGAATTGTTGCCGACGGGACTGTAAGGGAGGTATTTTCCGATATGGCTCTTCTCGAGAAGTCCCGGCTAATGAGGCCCGAGATAAGCAAAGTAGGCGCCCTGATTGGAGAGCCGCAGATAGCTACAATAAGCGACCTTTTGAGGTGCGTATCATGAAGTTTTACCAGTACATCCACAGGGATTCCGCTGTCCATCGCCTTGACCCCAGGGC includes the following:
- a CDS encoding ATP-binding cassette domain-containing protein, producing MLEIRDLSFSYIGEKKVLDGINLSLDKGLFCLIGPSGCGKSTLCLALNGLIPQSIPGKLEGRITVGKLDTQKKPVSEIARFVGLVFQNPDSQLFSLCAEDEIGFGPCNLGLPWKVVSERVDESIGLLDIPHLRNKSPEEMSSGEKQKVAIASALSMKPRILVLDEPTANLDPVSGEEIFRIAKRLGKKMLVFMAEHDIDKVMSYADRVGVMARGRLEIVGEPHQVINHPDFQKYLELPEVARAGALVGLKSLPLAPQDLARKIRLRKRLPRERAFKNGKAIIETKSLEFGYEQAKPILKGISLKIHRGEFVAIVGGNGAGKSTLVAHFNGLLKPTKGEVRVGGKSTRGQEVSALARKVGYVFQNPDLQIFEDTLLEEVSFGPRNIGLSKSETSGRVEEALRSVGLWEFRNADPFSLSVGQKRRVTIASVLSMKPEAVIVDEPSTGLDPRTSEGVMALLRKMNREGKTIILVTHDMDLVAQFARRCIVMDSGRIVADGTVREVFSDMALLEKSRLMRPEISKVGALIGEPQIATISDLLRCVS